Proteins from a single region of Syngnathus scovelli strain Florida chromosome 7, RoL_Ssco_1.2, whole genome shotgun sequence:
- the zgc:113279 gene encoding uncharacterized protein zgc:113279 produces MRGRYKRLEGKARVHGRLYSGAHPVSETLGAEAHTAPSDSLGSGVRVHEGGDCESAPKHCNDDSKVYLGVRVKMPVKDMLRNIRIAQGRDPQDLQSPNSKRAKGEKKLYKSRPGNRTSKKKSPANSLEELAIIVEVLEEDLRTGTTNSLPIQMSSASSPVSPEYNFEPNGTGYNSDGSDEIIPSPSSHTTYSPGTEEYHQSSSLPGIMTPCFQPTWTGDIWFANCVMSGSEFFLAQMQKEEFQLRDISDEALLATDKQGRTALHNVACDGRRALAYVIAKRMASINSLDIKDLDGMTALLLAAKRNHHLIVEDLINLGACVNERNNLGKSCLHLSAEKGFIRVLEVLKHVMMEGVYIDVEATDKYGMSVLQCASVALKVTLQRLELSKSLNQTRLHVIRKERLLETLECLLQMASYSHVMGTWGMNA; encoded by the exons ATGAGAGGACGTTATAAAAGACTGGAGGGCAAGGCGCGAGTGCACGGAAGACTCTACAGCGGCGCTCATCCAGTGTCTGAGACACTGGGAGCTGAGGCACACACAGCCCCATCGGATTCACTTGGCTCCGGAGTGCGTGTTCACGAGGGGGGCGACTGTGAATCAG CTCCAAAGCACTGCAATGACGATAGCAAGGTCTACCTTGGAGTACGTGTTAAGATGCCTGTCAAGGATATGCTTCGGAACATCCGCATAGCCCAGGGTAGAGATCCCCAAGATCTTCAG AGTCCGAACAGCAAAAGAGCCAAAG GGGAAAAGAAGCTATATAAAAGTCGCCCAGGAAATAGAACAAGCAAG AAAAAAAGCCCCGCCAATAGCCTAGAGGAGCTGGCAATCATCGTTGAGGTGCTGGAGGAGGATCTGAGAACAGGCACCACAAACAGTTTGCCTATCCAAATGTCCTCTGCCAGCTCACCAGTTTCACCTGAGTACAATTTTGAGCCAAATG GTACAGGTTACAACAGTGATGGCTCTGATGAAATCATCCCCAGCCCCTCTTCACATACGACCTACTCCCCCGGGACAGAGGAGTACCACCAAAGCTCATCTCTTCCAGGCATTATGACTCCATGCTTTCAGCCCACGTGGACAGGAGACATTTGGTTTGCTAACTGCGTGATGAGCGGCTCCGAGTTCTTTCTGGCACAGATGCAGAAGGAGGAATTCCAGCTGAGGGACATCTCTGACGAAGCACTGCTGGCCACTGATAAACAAGGCCGAAC AGCTCTCCATAATGTGGCATGTGATGGCAGGAGGGCACTGGCCTACGTAATTGCAAAAAGGATGGCTTCCATCAACAGCTTAGACATAAAAGACTTGGATGGAATG actGCCCTCCTTCTCGCAGCCAAGCGCAACCATCACCTGATAGTGGAGGATCTGATCAATTTAGGTGCTTGTGTCAATGAAAGAAACAACTTGGGAAAATCCTGCCTTCACCTCAGCGCGGAGAAAGGCTTCATTCGAGTGCTTGAG GTTCTGAAACATGTTATGATGGAAGGTGTGTACATTGATGTTGAAGCCACCGATAAGTAtg GGATGAGTGTTCTTCAATGTGCTTCAGTGGCCCTCAAGGTGACATTACAGCGGTTGGAATTGAGCAAGAGCCTCAATCAGACCAGGCTCCACGTGATCCGCAAGGAACGGCTCCTAGAGACCCTAGAGTGTCTGCTGCAAATGGCCAGCTACTCTCATGTCATG GGGACCTGGGGAATGAACGCCTAA